Within the Rosa rugosa chromosome 2, drRosRugo1.1, whole genome shotgun sequence genome, the region GTAAGGTCTTACAACCCCAACAAGAGAGTCTCGTTTTACTATGATTCCATCGAGGCTACAGTCAATTACAATGACCAAACATTGGCATTTTCTACTGTCGAGCCATTTTACCAGCGCCATCGAAATGTGACCCGATTCAACTTGGAGTTCGTAGCTAAAAACACTGCACTTCCCAGCTTTGTCTCCAAGGATTTCTTGCTCGAGAAAGCCACGGGTAAGGTTCAACTGGATATTTGGCTCAAGGCAAGAATAAGGTACAAGGTGGGAGCATGGAAGTCGAGGCATAGGACACTGAGGGTTTCGTGTTCGCCGGTGTTCGAGTTCAACAGGTTCAAGAATTTGAAGAGGACCTACTGTTCTACAGAACTTTGAGGCCAAGCATCTGCTTCATGCGGTTTCAATGAGTA harbors:
- the LOC133732424 gene encoding uncharacterized protein At1g08160-like, with product MPTSTTQPSQRPASNPIRLIGIILLAIVVLLGLAVLITWLVVKPKRLVYTIENSSVKDYNFTNDHLSGTFDFTVRSYNPNKRVSFYYDSIEATVNYNDQTLAFSTVEPFYQRHRNVTRFNLEFVAKNTALPSFVSKDFLLEKATGKVQLDIWLKARIRYKVGAWKSRHRTLRVSCSPVFEFNRFKNLKRTYCSTEL